The stretch of DNA AGTACTTCTATTTTCCTACACCCGTTATGTACCTCTATACCTTGATTTATGGTGGATTTGATTCCTACAAAAccatcatttataattttatctttaattttattataaaaaatatataataaaaattttatccgtgcatcgcacgagtaattggacaattatttactTGAATTCATGCAatgataaaattagaaaatataatcaatccaaccatttcatcaattgcactatataatatttgttataatttatataattatatatcaatccaaatattttgaaatattataacaaattaatttcGTGCAAACCACgtgtgaaaatactagtaaaggtaaaaaattgaataaaaaacgAAAATATACGTGTAAACTTAAtctttttgaaggtaaacgtagctattccattaattcataacataaaacgtttacatcaacgatcaatgaaatggtaaaccattccttacagtcagacatagaaacaacttttctaactatgctatagaaaacttgaatcgcagactgtttcataactaagaagctatgttccttcaaggagcttaaaacttcatcaaagatctgggtcatcatcatcattcttttttgctcgccccaggataagatcaacacttgccgaaaccaaactaaacgatttatgctaatgataatgaaaagctcgtgaaagtaacgagaggaaaaagcccgtgaaagtaacgagaggaaaacacaataatagagaaaataaaaagtggtaaagccaaagtagggttgggagttcaagactaccaacacaaatcccaatacctacctactattattttattaaagggaaagaaaacggaagaagaagatctgtggcggtggtcggaggcggacggaactgcgacggtggtcgaggcggaagaagagcgagagtaaacgtagaaggtgaccaaaaccgccggcaccggccggcggtggaagccgaagttgagcagcagagaaaagatttttgttttagaaaatatatatctGAAAATCCCAAAATGTTTAGGCGGGAGAATTTCGCGACCTTATCCGATTTTTGGCCACACCAACCCCGAAATTCAAATTGAAGTTGGCTCGCAATTGGTCCAAAACCAAATGCCACGGATCGCCGTCCTCGCGCTTTTCAGTGGTCAATTAACATCAAATCAACGGCCAAGATTCAGCCCCCAACTCCCAGTTGACACCGAGACCACTATAAAACAGAGGCGACAACCGCCTGCTCTTCATCGTGCTCAATCCTCCGCATTAAGCGCTCCTCCAATCTTTAGCTTATCATTTCATGGATTCCCAGGCGGCTAAGATAAAGAAGGGTGCCGGCGGCCGGAAAGGCGGCGGCCCGAAGAAGAAGCCGGTTACCCGCTCCGTCCGTGCCGGCCTTCAGTTCCCGGTGGGTAGAATCGGCCGTTACCTCAAGAAGGGCCGTTATGCTCAGCGTGTCGGCACCGGCGCCCCTGTTTACATGGCTGCTGTTCTCGAATACCTGGCTGCCGAGGTATGTGCGGTTTTCGTGCGTTTCAGATTTATGTTTGTGATTTACGAGGTGGATTAATAAATTGGTTGGTTATAGGTGTTGGAGTTGGCTGGAAATGCGGCGAGGGACAACAAGAAGAACAGGATCATTCCCAGACATGTTCTTTTGGCTGTGAGGAACGATGAGGAGCTTGGGAAGTTGCTGGCTGGGGTGACCATTGCCCATGGTGGGGTGTTGCCCAACATTAACCCTGTTTTGTTGCCCAAGAAGAGTGGCTCTGAGGCAACGAAGGAGCCAAAGACAAAGGCTGCTAAGTCCCCCAAGAAGAAGGCTGCTTAGTTTGATAGTGTAGATTAGTAGGGTTTTGTCCCATGTTTCTGTGTGTGTGACTTGGGGCCATTCTTTACTTATAGAAGGTGTAATTGTTAGTGTGATGTAAACCTTTGGTTATCAATTAATGAAACTCTTTTTGTTTCTATCTATGGACTCTGCTTTGTTTAATTGTTTGGTGTTTATATTGGGCAAATAATTTTGCTAGGTCTAAATGGAATGTATGTGCAGGTAGTGTGCAATAAATGGTATGTAGTGCAAAGGGGTCCCAAATTGTAAATTTAGGGATTAGAGTTGGGTTATGACCTTTGAAGGGTTGAAAGGAAGTGGGTAAGAGCATTTTCAAGGATGGGCAAACACCAAATTGCATTACTAAATTATCATCCCACCATTTTTTCTTGCTCCACTCAGTGGCAAACCATTTGtaaatggcaaaaaaaaaataaaaatgcttcAAGTGAACAACGCCATATGTGGTGATGAGAAACTAAATTATTTTGATGTAGATTAACATTTGATGGAAGAATAtgttatggcatgtttggttggatggaaaataaattccatggaaaagattttccaaaaagttgaggaaaatgagtaattatgttgtttggttggatggaaaatgttttctatggaatttgacttcccaaaaaaaaaggaaaacaaattctttggttgagataggtattttgttttctaaagAGATTGAGAAGAAAGTATATGCCCttagactattttaccctcatcaaaattgactaattacacatgtatatatagccAAACCATTAATTactaagggcatattggtctttagatttataattccttaccatcccaactaaacaatggaattcatattcccagtaatttcttttctaccaaccaaacagtggaatctATTTTTCTGATAATTTGTTTTCCacggaatttgaattccatttccttcaaatattttctagcgaaccaaacgagccgtagagaatattttttttgatgtGTTATTTGATGgagatttttagtatttttgtgTAAAATGGGGTGAAGATGGCCTAATGGTGCCTATGCCCTATGGTGGTGATTGTTAATAGATtgtttacatcaaaattttgcGATGAGTCAAACTTAGGAGTAATAGTAGTATTTTTTCCAATAGATTTGCTGGGAGTGAGAGTGTTAGTAGTGGGCTAGGGCCCATGGAGGTGTTGTTTTGGTAGTGGGGGAGACATGGTTGGGTGATGGCAAAGTCTAAAGGTTGTTTTGTAGATTCTATATTTCTATAggtattgttatttttattcattagtGGCATATGATTATCTAGTAATGACACATGTTGATCGATAGTAACTATGAAAGATATTTTGGTGAGTTGGattttattctaataaattGATTTGTATACTATTTTTACTCATAACTAGTAAATGATGTCATGTTGACAATACATATTGACGGGTAGCAACTAGggtttatataaatatttaggcAATATGGATtgcttagattttattttaacGGTCTAATGGGATTCAAGCAAAAAATGAAGTCCAAAGTCAATTTACAATTATGTTATGGTAATTTATAGACGccttacaaaatataataactGACATCTTATAATATTGAAAGAATTGTTtcatttacaaatattaattt from Ipomoea triloba cultivar NCNSP0323 chromosome 7, ASM357664v1 encodes:
- the LOC116025728 gene encoding probable histone H2A.3, translating into MDSQAAKIKKGAGGRKGGGPKKKPVTRSVRAGLQFPVGRIGRYLKKGRYAQRVGTGAPVYMAAVLEYLAAEVLELAGNAARDNKKNRIIPRHVLLAVRNDEELGKLLAGVTIAHGGVLPNINPVLLPKKSGSEATKEPKTKAAKSPKKKAA